A window of the Megalopta genalis isolate 19385.01 chromosome 2, iyMegGena1_principal, whole genome shotgun sequence genome harbors these coding sequences:
- the LOC117219216 gene encoding uncharacterized protein LOC117219216 isoform X2, which translates to MKYWNKKIEKRKNSKSGKRIKKPEKYQFVKNSKNHNTYGRFYVAPTDYVFYSIINTDLQMIRRTETALIIRSLIELYMILENDTGKSHYLETWFQNGGIPRIRTCSRLVNKLKCCNRGIERGTSPTAIHLRRHDAM; encoded by the exons AtgaaatattggaataaaaagATAGAAAAACGTAAAAACAG CAAATCCGGAAAAAGAATTAAGAAACCCGAAAAATATCAATTCGTAAAAAATTCCAAAAATCACAATACCTATGGCAGGTTTTATGTTGCACCAACGGATTATGTGTTCTACTCAATTATCAATACTGACCTACAAATGATTCGGAGAACAGAAACGGCATTA ATAATACGATCTTTAATAGAGCTTTATATGATCTTGGAGAACGATACCGGGAAATCTCACTATCTTGAAACGTGGTTTCAAAATGG GGGCATCCCTCGCATCCGCACTTGCTCACGACTAGTCAACAAACTGAAGTGCTGTAATAGAGGAATAGAAAGAGGGACTTCCCCAACTGCGATACATCTGCGCCGACACGACGCGATGTAG
- the LOC117219216 gene encoding uncharacterized protein LOC117219216 isoform X3, translating to MKYWNKKIEKRKNSKSGKRIKKPEKYQFVKNSKNHNTYGRFYVAPTDYVFYSIINTDLQMIRRTETALIIRSLIELYMILENDTGKSHYLETWFQNGFSKKKKTSGSMGLSMIRTENSGTVL from the exons AtgaaatattggaataaaaagATAGAAAAACGTAAAAACAG CAAATCCGGAAAAAGAATTAAGAAACCCGAAAAATATCAATTCGTAAAAAATTCCAAAAATCACAATACCTATGGCAGGTTTTATGTTGCACCAACGGATTATGTGTTCTACTCAATTATCAATACTGACCTACAAATGATTCGGAGAACAGAAACGGCATTA ATAATACGATCTTTAATAGAGCTTTATATGATCTTGGAGAACGATACCGGGAAATCTCACTATCTTGAAACGTGGTTTCAAAATGG tttcagtaaaaaaaaaaagaccaGCGGCTCTATGGGACTCTCTATGATTAGAACGGAGAACTCTGGGACTGTGTTGTGA
- the LOC117219216 gene encoding uncharacterized protein LOC117219216 isoform X1: protein MKYWNKKIEKRKNSKSGKRIKKPEKYQFVKNSKNHNTYGRFYVAPTDYVFYSIINTDLQMIRRTETALIIRSLIELYMILENDTGKSHYLETWFQNGKKIIILEGYDHKHLKYLQDEAKYMAIATHAVRRSWERNISILALAVFGVREELDEVFDGLSYLR, encoded by the exons AtgaaatattggaataaaaagATAGAAAAACGTAAAAACAG CAAATCCGGAAAAAGAATTAAGAAACCCGAAAAATATCAATTCGTAAAAAATTCCAAAAATCACAATACCTATGGCAGGTTTTATGTTGCACCAACGGATTATGTGTTCTACTCAATTATCAATACTGACCTACAAATGATTCGGAGAACAGAAACGGCATTA ATAATACGATCTTTAATAGAGCTTTATATGATCTTGGAGAACGATACCGGGAAATCTCACTATCTTGAAACGTGGTTTCAAAATGG aaagaaaataataatcttaGAGGGATatgatcacaagcatttgaagtacCTTCAAGATGAAGCTAAGTACATGGCAATTGCGACCCACGCGGTTCGTCGTTCTTGGGAACGAAATATATCAATTCTCGCGTTAGCCGTTTTCGGGGTGCGTGAAGAGTTAGATGAAGTCTTCGATGGATTGTCATACTTGCGTTGA